Below is a genomic region from Nilaparvata lugens isolate BPH chromosome 8, ASM1435652v1, whole genome shotgun sequence.
ACAAAATTTGTATTATCGTATTAGCTTACTATACCCTAAAATATAGGCTACGTATTTTTTCATAAACTAGTTGAGCTACCGTATATTTGCTGTTTCCCAAATTTAGCATTGCAATTAATATTTTAGATTACTGTACGGTAACGTACCTTCAAGTCTTAAAATGATCTAcacaaaacattgaatattacagcaaatatttcaatgatttttgttTCTAGATCTTCATCACAAGAAGGATGCCCATTTAGGAAAATCAAGCTGGCCAATGCTTTCAACAATCCACAATTTTTACAAGGAAAACAGTTTTCGAATTATGTGTATGGATTAGAATTCCTATCTGCAAAAGAAATGGACATGCGATACCCAAAATCTGTAAGGATATAATTATGCCTTTTCAATTCTatgtaacaatttttttcacgATTCTTAACTAGTCTATTTATTACTATATAAGATACTCACAGCCAATAATTAGATTTATGTTGAAAAGCTTCATATGACAGTCACTGTATAGCCTACAACAAATTGGACCAAATTGAACGCAGCTCAAGTCAAATCTATTGTCTTAACTGACCTTATTTATGTGCAAGTTACGATTGCATTTGGAACTAACTGAATAAAACAacagaaaatgaataatatactaAGAAGGTATTGATAAGTTCTTCGTCTATGTAGCCTACAGTTAtggtttgaaataaattatattttgttgaataatttttttttagcctatattgaaatgaaaatgatttattcattaGGTGGAGTTATATAGTTATATGACTTATCTTTCAAGTCATCTCTACTACTTGACCTTCATTATTCGATTGTCgatgaatgaaaaatgaatacaaATATTGCTTGTATTTTATCATTTCCATTCCAAAGTAGAGTTTGGATACGGTCTTCTACTCtgagataatatttatatcatttGTCGAAATTTTATGATAGGAACAGAATAATgctttcataatatttattgtaatgaacaaaataataataattttgcagaTGGCGGATGAATTTGAAAGGTCGAATGGCACAGAATATGGAACCGATGTAACTTCGATTGACATCCAACGTGGAAGACAACTGGGCATTCCGCCTTACGTCAAGATGCGTGAAGCTTGTGGATTTCCTAAAATAAATAGCTTTTATGATTTGATAGGTATTATGAAACCTGAGGCGAGTATTCGACATCCAATACAATTACCCTTTGAAACCCATTTCAGTGAAGTGTTTTCAACTCTATGTTGGTGGAAATCTATTGAACGGGTTCAAATGTTATCCAGCATTGAAAGATAATTTGTTATAAATATAACGAATTATTAATAGAagaaacttaaataaaataagtatAGTCAATGTTGGCGAACAAGCgaaaaaatgagataaataCTGGAGGATGAATTAATGTTAATAGAGACGGTACTGTGAGATAGGCTACACCATCATTGAATGGATTTTCTGATCTTATTATTAACCTGCTCTATTGCGATGACTAATTGAGAATCTCAGTGAttctgaagaatatttttttctatttaatatcaaatattgaatgattcagatttcaaatatttattattaaaaaaaatcttccTCAGTGAAGGATTCAGATAAGTGACATCGGAATAAATCTCTTGAACACAGTACCTAATTCATTAACTATACCGttatagaaatattataatggaatgaatgttGAATTCTGATAAAGAATTGGCCTACTATTAACTGAGAAAAGCTTCAATCAAGTTTCTactgaggaatttgaaatatgatCTTTTGTCTAAGAATTATCCACCATTGGAGTGAAAAATACTGATGATAACAAGTtggattttttgtaaatttattattattaagaacaATTGATAGCATACCATATAATAATCTGAAAAACAATTATTCTAAATTTCTGAAACAAGTAGAAATTAAGTAAAGAGATCTTGGAAATTCATATTATTACCGCACCaacattttgaagtttattacctctctatatttttccaatatattttaCTTGTTATGAATGGATAATTTAGCTTAGCCACAGCTTTGCCTGAGAAATGCGAGTGTCATTTTACTGTTCTTGCTAATTCGAGTAGATGAAATATACtgcattataaaatttattttttcagttaGGGCCAGTGAGTAGCCTATAAAATGTAAGgcattacattctatactcactagTTAGGgatactcttgaatataaataaaaatagaaatctcagtacccttttcaaaattattaactaactttttcaacaattttaaaaagggtacttggatttttatttatataaaatttatcttTATTAGTTAAAACCAATAAAGGTTACTTATTAGTTTTCTATAATCATTGACTTTTTCAGGACATTGAGAAACTGAAAACTGTTTATACGGACGCGAAAGACATTGATTACATTGTTGGTGGTAATCTAGAAATAAGAATGCCAGGAAGTCTAGTTGGTCCGACGTTCCAGTGCGTCATGTTCACACAGTTCTTCAACTGGAGATGGGGTGATCGATATTTTTACAATCTGAAGAATCAGGACGGTTCCTTTGAAAAGGGCAAGTAACCTATTGgagctataataaattataatagctgGAGTGGAAAGGCATCCAAAcgataatatgaaataaataataatattttacatCATCATTACGATGTCATTTCACTTCACTGAATCATAATCTTCATAGAaacaaatcatttatttattactaggCTTGAGCATAACAGAAGATTATTCAGATATGTAGGTGGTAAGCTTTACAATGCCTTGCAACCTGACTTACAGGAGTGTCAATATAGCCAAATAGTAAAGGCcagattaaaaaaattcattgttGCGATTGATGATACGCAGTTGTTTTTATGAAGGTTTTCATGCtcgaaagttgatattttgtttttcatgtttgatttagtttttgtatggttgagaatttgaattatttatgtaattatattgTGTCATAGCACTTATATTTTGCATGGCTTCATCTGTTGACTGAAGAATCGATAATTATCATTTGGAATGTGCTGCCCGGAGAACtgtttaaattgcaatatgatttattattttagtttcaattgtttttctcttgattcttttttgaaattttgtagtttCTTAAGATTTTGTATACTATTAATGTAAGACTATATATtccttctttcattttttttctatcttttgtttgatcattttctattgTGATTAAATATACGAAGAAAGGCCCCACACAGGATTACCTTTGGGGCTTCATTTAGACTATGATGATAAACATGTATTGTGCATGCGTGGGTGTTTGCTACACcagttatgttattttatttcaatttgtttgtataatgtttgtttttggtcgaataaattattattattatttaaacaatctcattcattcatattcatcatTTGGTGTATATTTAAagtagttttcattcaataaatttcctTACATTGCTGTTCTTCTTCACATTCCAGATCAACTATATCAAATTCAAAAAGCTTCATTGGCAAGACTCATTTGTGATAATATCAAAGGGACATACAGAGTTTTAAGAGATCCTTTCTACAGGTTTTCAAAAAGGTAGGAGAATGCTCAATAATTAGAGTTAAGTTTGCAAAATAaatgtaggtaggcctaccagTAGTCTGTTGGgagtaaaaaaaatatattgagtataatgataataatatacttatggcttttattggtggggagctgttcctgacggaagttccacctcgcatgaatatatcatttaagccgtcaataggcctaacgactgtcatacttcagccgggaccgactgtTCAACGTGCACATCCGTTAACACATAGAATGAACATAGTATGAAATGAACATATTTATTTAGTAtggaattcattattttaaaatcacATTCTATACACTTTGTCTGTGAACTAAGAAGAATATGACAGAGGGACGTTTTGTCttaatattcaattacaaataCGTACTTAATTGAATGGATTagaaaatgtttattattactacatatttttaaacaaattataattaggAGATTATTCACTCATGGCAAGTTTTTTGTAGTAATGTAAATGTattagaattgtataggaggTTGAGTGGGAGCTGCGCCCTAGCTTCGCCTTCCAGGTTGAAATAAAGGCAGTCGATGTATctattttttaatgataaataattcactCACAGTGGCAATTATTGTTTCTCATAAGCAGGAAAAATAATCATATGTACTCATAATTAGACTTGATGTTgacaatagaatagaaaagcATTCAACAGTTGATATAATAGTTTTATTCGATACACCCTTCTTGTTCCAGAAACCCTCTTATAAATTGCAGAGATGTACCAAAAGTTGATTTGAACTACTGGAGAGCCAGATATTATTAACTTCCACTGATTGGATGACTGCCaaggaaaaaaaattaatttaattttcgacataatttgaaaataatgactaataatttttatgttattgatgaaataaattatagcaTAGGAATTATTACTTTGTAAGGAAGTGCATGCCAATATTTACTGTGGGCTTTTATACTGTATGGCTGTATATCAAACTAATTTTGACAATTTTGTTTTACTCTATTAAATACTGATCATCTCAACGCATTGTTTATGTTCATTCAACCAATTACTTCTCAAAACGACAACATAGAATGAATCTGAATAATATATTTCCTTTATTggcagtgcataagtcgcactgtcgataagatagggaaagactgtatacggggactgtaaacgaaccaataacacagaattattgatggctttgcttgatgtaccttgttgggctatgaaatggtaatcatccaaatgttcataggcgtaaaataatccaagaagatggaaaaagtaattatacaattaatatgttttgacagtaaacagagtagcCTACATTGCACTtagaaaattggatgttgtaaaaaatacaacacgcgactgctcgtgtgactGAGTAGGGTGCGACTACCAGAAGGTTAAGCCgccggtcccggctgcctaaaaaaaGCAGgtgttaggtcatgtcaggggccctgaaattgatcagttgcgacctgaaaactctgtcaccagacctgagccagccaggtcactcgatattattataatataattatgaatgtATAATATTCTGATTATTTCTTTAATGCCTTAAACATAAGTGCATCAAGTGAATATCCTTGAATATGTAAGTTTTTACTGCATGTGATCTACTTTTTTTGTAATCTATAGGAAGGTAAATCATATTAAAGGTGATCTTttcataaatatcaatattgaataaagcCCGGTTACATAAATGTTAAATCagtcaaatatataataaacgGTAACCGCCGTAAAATGATGTCATCACACTGACTTGTGTTTCCTCTATTGCTTCTCCTATTTTATAGCAGTTGAATTGAAAGCAGGGCAGCTGGGCAGTAAAATTACCACAACTACTTGTTGAATTGCAAGTCAATTGGTTTATTTTAATTAAACGATCaatcatgtttttaataacataattattttcaaagttcatGATTACCTTAAGAAAATTCtactaataaatattattctatttccttataaagatttgagtttgaaaatatatttggcAATTCCGTTTAATTAAAATCACACAgccattttataatattaagataaaagtgttaaattcattttataatacatCATATTGTAGCTTTATGaacgaaaacagctgaaataaactaattttcaaaataataaagctAAATACTATAACGAtagagtttttaaaaattaaaataacagtaTGACTCAAAGCTTTTAAtgtgatttttaaatttatattttggtttgaagaaagaaaattttttgtttaaacttttgtaattcaagaaaatatagtATGTAAGATGAAAGGTTTTATTAAATCTAACTTGATGATTTACAGAGGATGCTCAATGTTTTACTCCTTTTGCTCATGATAAGCCAAGTTCAAGTTTATGccaaaatgaaagaaaacttcAACAAAATTAACGAGACCAAAACGGTAAATGTGAAAACAGTGTTGTTCAGAGAAACCGACAGTTTCAGAGATTGCTGGGCACACAGAGATACTTCATTATTAATAACTCGTTTCCAAATGCAAATGTTGATTCCTAGTGAAAAGCCTAATGAAATTAAAATACTTTTAGAGTATCTGACGTTGTGTCTATCGGTAATAGTACAAGAGAGCAAGAATcttgacaaattgaataaatcaattttaacaGAAGCCTTGAGCGATGTTTTAGGAGGCTATATCAACAGCTATGGACTGCCTTTTGTTTACAAAATGCTTTATGAAGGTAAGGCTAAAATGACGATGATTGAAAAGTTAATAGATTTAtctgaaaattttaaaagtagactTGATACCAATGGCAGAGGCTGGACTTTGCCAGTCCAAACAGAAAGTTTTTTAGACAATGTGAAGCCAGccaaaataatatgtaatgcatattttgatttttgtgatacATTGATATTTGATGGTTCAACACTTTCAACAAAGAATAGAACACTTTTTGAGAGTTGTGAAATGTTTTCAAGTATTCCTCTTCCAATTCTCGATAATATTTGCAAACCAAATGCTATTGCGCTTCCGACAAAAGGTTTGACGCttacaaatttaaatcaattttcaGCAGCTAAGCCAATTCTAACTGTATACTATAGATCCGTAATATGTTGCGGCAATATGATACAGATGAATTCTAAAATTGACTGTACAAAGGAACGAGCAAATTTTGTGAACAAGTTTTATAATTGGTTGGATACGGTTCTAGTTACTCTTCTAAAAGACAATGTATGCCATCCACCTTTAATCGGGATTCTAAAACTGAAAAAGACAGTGAACCAATATATGAGAAATGAAAAACACGATTTAGAAATTAGCAAAACCAGAAGTAAAGAGAACATAAGATACAACTCAAGAGATTCCGCAGTTGgccattttatatattttataatttcttttttcataaCTGGGCTGTTCTGGTCAGTAATTTTCTCTTTTAAACTCATATCTGACAGAGGTCAGGATGAAGACGAACATATCCAAGCAATAAGATTCCATGATAGTATAATAGATGACAGTCCTGAAGAATCCAACACTGACGTTAGAACAAGGATAAAATTTACAGAGAGTTTTGCCAATAAACACACTGAGGATGTAACTGCGCTATATTTGTTTGAATGCAATCAGAAGCACTATCAAAGTGAATTTTCAAATGATGGTTATGATACAGACTTTTCAGCCACTAATTAATAAGAAAATCTTATTTATCATTCAAGAAAATATGAGTGATAACAATTGACAAACACAGTGCCAATCTTGCTGGATACTGTAGTTTGTTTGAAATTGTAGGAGATTCATTCCTAGCTAAGCTATATGAGAAAGAAAGGATCAAGTATAAAATGCTTCaagtaatttaaaaaaaggaGGCGATTTACAAAAAGTAGCTTACTTGAGCAACTACAAAGCCGTCATAATTTGCAGAAAACTAACCTATATATGAGTTGAAAAAGGAAAGGAgtaaaatgattgaagaaatataGAGAAAAAGGGCGTGAGCCATAAATGTGGTACTGTATGTTTATACTTATGACAAGTTGATACAGagagaaaatgatgatgatgtaaaaaaaaaaaaaatagaatagcctAAGTAATGAtccattgaaattgaaaatatcagcTAAAATATAATGATAGTCTAGCCGTGAATGGTTCATCAAGAAAAGATATATATAAGAAATGAAGGTCGAAGAACCAGAGACAAGGAATTCATATCAGAAAAAACCaaccaacaaaatattcaatctcttcCGGATAAGAAACAATTTTTTGTTATAAATGTAATCTATTTTAAAGTCTTTTTTGTCAAATACAATACTGCAAGATTACTTGATTTTTGATGCACTACTGATTGTTTTCATATAAAAATTCTGTTCTGGGACTTTTATAATCTAGGATTTAGGCCTAAAGCAGGTTGTATAAGATAGGTGTTAATcattaaataaaacaatttagtGTACTGAAAAGAgt
It encodes:
- the LOC111061539 gene encoding uncharacterized protein LOC111061539 codes for the protein MISQVQVYAKMKENFNKINETKTVNVKTVLFRETDSFRDCWAHRDTSLLITRFQMQMLIPSEKPNEIKILLEYLTLCLSVIVQESKNLDKLNKSILTEALSDVLGGYINSYGLPFVYKMLYEGKAKMTMIEKLIDLSENFKSRLDTNGRGWTLPVQTESFLDNVKPAKIICNAYFDFCDTLIFDGSTLSTKNRTLFESCEMFSSIPLPILDNICKPNAIALPTKGLTLTNLNQFSAAKPILTVYYRSVICCGNMIQMNSKIDCTKERANFVNKFYNWLDTVLVTLLKDNVCHPPLIGILKLKKTVNQYMRNEKHDLEISKTRSKENIRYNSRDSAVGHFIYFIISFFITGLFWSVIFSFKLISDRGQDEDEHIQAIRFHDSIIDDSPEESNTDVRTRIKFTESFANKHTEDVTALYLFECNQKHYQSEFSNDGYDTDFSATN